A genome region from Kogia breviceps isolate mKogBre1 chromosome 13, mKogBre1 haplotype 1, whole genome shotgun sequence includes the following:
- the LOC131768007 gene encoding small ribosomal subunit protein uS7-like isoform X2, with product MELIRVKGLVSAWRVGSVPLVAHVVHAERPRRLGCAFRMTEWETAAPAAAETPDIKLFGKWSTDDVQTHGISLQDYITVKEKYAEHLPHSAGCYPAKRFHKAQCPIVERLTKSMVMHGRNDGRKPMTVRSVKHAFEIVHLLTRENPLQVLLSASISSGPQGDSTRTGRAGTVRRQAVDVSLPRRVNQAIWLLCTGARETTFRNIKTIAECPADELISAAKGSSNSCTIKNKDALERVAKFNH from the exons ATGGAGTTAATTCGTGTAAAGGGCTTGGTGAGTGCCTGGCGAGTGGGAAGCGTTCCATTGGT GGCGCACGTGGTCCACGCCGAGCGGCCGAGACGCCTCGGCTGCGCCTTCAGGATGACGGAGTGGGAGACAGCTGCacctgcagcagcagagacccCCGACATCAAGCTCTTTGGGAAGTGGAGCACCGATGATGTGCAGACCCATGGCATTTCCCTGCAGGATTACATCACAGTGAAGGAGAAGTATGCCGAACACCTGCCCCACAGTGCAGGGTGCTACCCGGCCAAGCGCTTCCACAAGGCGCAGTGCCCCATCGTGGAGCGCCTCACCAAGTCCATGGTGATGCACGGCCGCAACGATGGCAGGAAGCCCATGACCGTGCGCTCCGTCAAGCACGCCTTCGAGATCGTCCACCTGCTCACGCGCGAGAACCCCCTGCAGGTCCTGCTGAGTGCCAGCATCAGCAGTGGCCCCCAGGGGGACTCGACCCGCACTGGGCGAGCTGGAACAGTGAGGCGGCAGGCGGTGGACGTCTCCCTGCCGCGCCGTGTGAATCAGGCCATCTGGCTGCTGTGCACAGGTGCCCGTGAGACCACCTTCCGGAACATCAAGACCATTGCCGAGTGCCCGGCAGACGAGCTCATCAGCGCTGCCAAGGGCTCCTCCAACTCCTGCACTATCAAGAATAAGGATGCGCTGGAACGTGTGGCCAAGTTCAACCACTGA
- the LOC131768007 gene encoding small ribosomal subunit protein uS7-like isoform X1 translates to MTEWETAAPAAAETPDIKLFGKWSTDDVQTHGISLQDYITVKEKYAEHLPHSAGCYPAKRFHKAQCPIVERLTKSMVMHGRNDGRKPMTVRSVKHAFEIVHLLTRENPLQVLLSASISSGPQGDSTRTGRAGTVRRQAVDVSLPRRVNQAIWLLCTGARETTFRNIKTIAECPADELISAAKGSSNSCTIKNKDALERVAKFNH, encoded by the coding sequence ATGACGGAGTGGGAGACAGCTGCacctgcagcagcagagacccCCGACATCAAGCTCTTTGGGAAGTGGAGCACCGATGATGTGCAGACCCATGGCATTTCCCTGCAGGATTACATCACAGTGAAGGAGAAGTATGCCGAACACCTGCCCCACAGTGCAGGGTGCTACCCGGCCAAGCGCTTCCACAAGGCGCAGTGCCCCATCGTGGAGCGCCTCACCAAGTCCATGGTGATGCACGGCCGCAACGATGGCAGGAAGCCCATGACCGTGCGCTCCGTCAAGCACGCCTTCGAGATCGTCCACCTGCTCACGCGCGAGAACCCCCTGCAGGTCCTGCTGAGTGCCAGCATCAGCAGTGGCCCCCAGGGGGACTCGACCCGCACTGGGCGAGCTGGAACAGTGAGGCGGCAGGCGGTGGACGTCTCCCTGCCGCGCCGTGTGAATCAGGCCATCTGGCTGCTGTGCACAGGTGCCCGTGAGACCACCTTCCGGAACATCAAGACCATTGCCGAGTGCCCGGCAGACGAGCTCATCAGCGCTGCCAAGGGCTCCTCCAACTCCTGCACTATCAAGAATAAGGATGCGCTGGAACGTGTGGCCAAGTTCAACCACTGA